The uncultured Carboxylicivirga sp. genomic interval TTTTATACTATCTAAATCTGAGGAAGTAATCCATAAATCCTGATAGTAATCCCACAATTCATCCGCTTTCTCGACACCAAATCTATTATAGGTTGCATTTCTAACAGAGTAATCATCATTCATATATAGAAGGAATTCTGCAATAGACCATTCTGATTCAGCATCACCATTTTGAGCAATTCTTATATACCGGGCTTCCACGGCTCCCAAATATAAATCAACATACTTACTACCTGCATTTCCATTAGCTACTTCGGTCCAGTTTGAACCGTTTAACGAAACAGACACGGCATAAGAAACCGGAGCTTCATCTGCATTTTGAGCAATGAAGCTTATTTTATCAAAAACAACAGCTTTACCACAATCAACAATCACATATTGATTTTCGCTGGAGTTTTGCAAAGCTCCCGATGACCAAAAGGTATTTTCGTTATCATCAAAAATCAATTCCTGATTATCTGATGACAAAGTACCCGAAAACGAAACTGACCAACCATTTCGGTCAAGCACTCCATACCCCAATGGACCAATCCAGGCCTCCATACTTAACCACGATCCGAGATTTGTCCCTCGTAAAGTCACTATCTCTCCCCGTTGGTTTTTAATTAGTGAACCATCAGTTATAAGAAAATCCTCAGTTGTAAATCCTTGTTGAGCATGAATAATCTCAAAACCAATAAATAAAAGTCCAATAACTATCTTTGGTATTCGAAAGTTTTTAAACATTGTATATAAGTATTGAATTAATAGCAGTAAACTTTTATTAAGTGTTTGCCAGTATGATTGCAGCAACATCTATTAACAAAGAGTACGCTAGACTTGAAAAAAATAAAGGCAAGCAACCTTCTTCTAGTGCTTGCCTTCTTCTCAATTAATAATCAGGATTCTGCTTTAAATCAGGATTTAAACGCATTTCTCTTTCCGGAATTGGGAAAATCAATCTGGATTCGGTTACATCAAATGCAGTACTTACAGGCTCTACACCTTGGGGATAATAATATGCTTCAGGATCAGCTTTCACCTTTTGCCCGTGTGCAGCCATTACATCAACAGCAATACCCCAACGCACTAAATCAAGCCATCTTTTATTTTCAAATGCTAATTCTACACGTCTTTCTTGAATTATGGCATTACGAATATCTTGTTGTACTGTTAGTTCTAATGCATTTAATCCGGTTCTTGAATGTGCATGCACTTGATTTAAATAAGTTACAGCTTCAGGACCTCTACCTTGCTCGTTAATTGCTTCGGCTAGCATTAGCAAAACTTCTGAATATCGATAAACGGGCCAATCATCATTGGTGTTAGGTGCAATATTTGCTCCATGTACGTATTTTTTTACGTATGGACGATCAACATAACCTTCGCCTGTATAAAAGCCAACCGAGGCTTCTAAACGCAAATCACCAGACTCATAAGCTTCGATAATATCCGGAGTTGGAACATTCCATCCGGCATATGTATTTGAATTACCATTGGGAAAACCCGGTATTACTCCCGGATTAGATAAAATAGGCAAAAAGTTATACGCAAAATTACTGGCAGCACCAGCTGTAGGATCTTCGGTATACTGAATTGAAAAAATCAACTCATCATTATTTTTATTGTTAGGATTAAAAACATCGGCATAATCTGCCAGCAATGAATAGCCTTTAACTTCCACTAGTGCTTTCTCTGCATTTTCCCATTGTTTCTGCACCAGGTATACATTTCCTAACAAAGTATAGGCGGCTCCATTAGATACATAACCTCTTTGCTGTTCACTAAATGATGGTAGTATACGGGCAGCTTCTGATGCATCAGTAATTATTTGTTCATATACTAAGTCTTTTGAGGTTCGCAAGGCTAATGTTTGCTCATAGCTGGTAGGAGGAGTTGTTATTAACGGTACATCACCAAAATATTGTACCAAATCGAAATAGGCAAATGCTCTTAAAAAAAGAGCCTGGCCTTTGTAATTGTTCCTCGCCTCTTCAGTAATGTTTGCTTCATCAATACGATTAATGATTTGATTAGCTCTTCCAATAATGATATAGTCATTATCGTATTTTGTCGAAACGGCTCCTCCATTAGAATCATCTATAAATTGATCGACATATTCCCTGTCGGCATATCCACGGTTATCAATATTATAACTAAAAGTGGTATTATCTGAACGCATCTCTCCCATTGCCCAAGCACCATAATCGGCCAATCCCGAACCATATAAGGTACGCAATGGTTGATAAGCTCCTACAATAGCTAAAGCAAAGTCAGACTCTGTTTTATAGAAATTTTCTGCCGACACAACTGTTTCGGGCAAGTTCACTAAATAATCGTCGCTACAAGCTGTTATTGAAAAAACAGCCATTAAAAGCATATATAAATAATTAGATCTTTTCATTTCAATTTGAGTTAAGGGTTACAAATTAATATTCAATCCTAATGTAAAAGTTCTGGGTACAGGGTAGGCCGTGTAATCGTTTCCGGCATATAAACCTCCAGCAGCTGACACCTCGGGGTTATTACCTGGATAATCGGTAAATACATAAGCTTGCTGAATACTTCCATATACCCTAAGACCTTTAATATAATTACTATTAAGAGGGACCTGATACCCTAAAGTGATATTTTTAATTGATAGATAACTAGCATCATATAAGAATTTAGAACTCATCCAATCACGCTCATATTGAGTTGTTCCTGAAATAACTTTTCCATAAATACCATCACCCGGATCTTCAGGAGAACGCCATCGGTTTGCAACTGATTTATATGCATTAAAAGCACCATCTAAATTAGTTGAGAAACGTTCGATATGATTAAAGATTTTATGTCCATATGCACCTTGAATAACCACTGAAAGGTCAAAACCTTTGTAATTAAAAGTAT includes:
- a CDS encoding RagB/SusD family nutrient uptake outer membrane protein encodes the protein MKRSNYLYMLLMAVFSITACSDDYLVNLPETVVSAENFYKTESDFALAIVGAYQPLRTLYGSGLADYGAWAMGEMRSDNTTFSYNIDNRGYADREYVDQFIDDSNGGAVSTKYDNDYIIIGRANQIINRIDEANITEEARNNYKGQALFLRAFAYFDLVQYFGDVPLITTPPTSYEQTLALRTSKDLVYEQIITDASEAARILPSFSEQQRGYVSNGAAYTLLGNVYLVQKQWENAEKALVEVKGYSLLADYADVFNPNNKNNDELIFSIQYTEDPTAGAASNFAYNFLPILSNPGVIPGFPNGNSNTYAGWNVPTPDIIEAYESGDLRLEASVGFYTGEGYVDRPYVKKYVHGANIAPNTNDDWPVYRYSEVLLMLAEAINEQGRGPEAVTYLNQVHAHSRTGLNALELTVQQDIRNAIIQERRVELAFENKRWLDLVRWGIAVDVMAAHGQKVKADPEAYYYPQGVEPVSTAFDVTESRLIFPIPEREMRLNPDLKQNPDY